Part of the Vigna angularis cultivar LongXiaoDou No.4 chromosome 1, ASM1680809v1, whole genome shotgun sequence genome, gtatttaatgaTTTACGAGGTCAACTGTTATAATATTGAACTAAAATTTTGTATAGAAATGATGAGTTCAGCGGAAATTAATATTGCACCAAAGTCGTGTCTAGGAACGAtgacaatttatatatatacgcACAAAAACTTacagtaaatattttatatataattggaTGTATTTAAAGCTGACCGACACAATTTTTTTGTTACACCAATAATATACTGTGAGATTCTTTTTTAGAATGAATTCAACAACCCAAATACATAAAAGAGAACATATCTTCAAGAACTGATGAAAATAGGATTGCACCTAAAACAGAAATATATACGATGACAGGAACTTTGGAAAGTGAAGGCAGTGGAATCCtttcactagtacaataaagagATAAGACCGCGGTTAGTTTTCCTCATAGACATCGGTTCTCTAACCGAGGTATATCCGAACGAGGTAAAAAAAAGGTAGTTTtgtgcctcggttctgaaccgggTCAAAACAATATtcgattatgcctcggttcttccataaccgaggcaatagcgtcttttttttttttttaatccagAGTtcacttcttcctctttttttgcACAAAATTACTTTGTTGCACAGGGTTAAGAGTTATTGATTATGTTGCACAGAGTTAAGAGTTCTTCCTCTTTTTTCCACAGTTCACGTCTATTTATTATACAATGAAGCCACATGAACAACCCAAATTTTGGTATGATGAACCAGTGCCACCCAATGTTGAGAAACATACAGAAACACAAGAAAGAAACACCCAATTTTGAGAAACACACAGAAACACAAGGAATAAAGAACTaacacaaggaagaaaacacACGAAGAAAACACACAGAAAACAATACAAGAAAGAACAACACAAGGGAGAAAGCACCCAAACTCCATCAACCCAATCCTCTGATTATCACGAACCAGTGCCACCCAAACTCCAACCTGCATTAACAACCCAATCAGAAGCCCTTGACGGAGGTGCAATCGGAGCTCTCCGAGCGGCTGAGGTTGAAGTCCGACGGAGCAATAGAAGCCGCAGAGCAACCTAAGAAGCAGAACCCCTAAATCCATTTCGCCATCCACCTGCAGAGACACTATCTTGACCGATTAATCGGTGGAACCAAGGTTTTAAATGGTGGAAAAGAGGAATGAACAGAGGAAAATAGACTTAGAGTGCGGAGGAGAGGTGGATCTGTGATGGAGGTTGGGAGATGCGCTCTCGAGAGCTTCCGCCATCGCACATCGCAGAGCTTCCGCCATCGTAGATCGTAGAGCTTCCGCGTCCCCGCCACTCCATGAAAAAAAGCTTCCGTCATCGCTGCACCGTCGCCACTATCGCGCCACACTGTCGCCACTATCGCGCCGCACCGTCGCCGCTGTCTCGTCGGACCGTCATCGCTGTCTCGCGGCCGCTCTCACCGCCATCGCACATCGTTTTGAGAAAGGAGAAGACGAGAGTGCTGTTAGGTTTGGGGGAAAATCGTGACTGAGGAGAGTGCTACTAGGTTTTACCTTTTATCAGCCCAAGCCCATATGCCTCGGTCCATCTGTGACCGAGGTCGTATCATTGTCACGTGaattttatgcctcggttttatcctgacaaccgaggcagtattaTTTTTAGACACCGGTTATTTAATAACCGAGGTATATACTACTTTGAAAATTACAAGAGTGCCACCGCGTTTTAATACGCTTCGGTTCCACAAAAACCGAGGCCTAATGCCCGagttaaaaatgcaattttttactagtgtttgtCGCAAAACTGGTAGATTCTTCTGCATTATTGTGATAAGAAAATGATACCCTAAATAAAATCCActttaaaatatagaattagTATAgctattttaaatctaaaattttatcaatcttttAGATTACTagataaatattcttttaatcaCATAAGTTAGGATGAGATCGTGTtaaacaatgaacaaaaatgataatttgatataagtataaaaatttatttttttagtttttcttttaaatatataaaattatttttttataactattttattctttctaaaatgaatgtaaatgtATTAGAGAAACGAAGGGAAAGAATTTAGGTGtgtaaaagaatatttttccaTGTATTATTTTACTTTGTCGTTACTCATGATAAAATGAACGGGCCCAATTTGACGTCAGAGTGTACGAACCCTACTCCCAAACTCATGTTTCTCATAGTTCACCAAAAAACAAAGGTAGGCCATGGCTTCATGCATGTGAAACGTTATAAATAGAGTCAAATTCCATGTATTCTACATTCCTTTCATACTCTCTCATTTATCTTTCTCAAAAACTCCGAACCTCAGTATATGCTACAATGGCTTTCGTTCACTCTATCTTTGCTGTACCAAATCAGCCTATATTTTCTCCAAACAAATGCTCAGCAATTCTGGCTGTAAAGCTCAGCCCCGCGCACGCCCACTGTAGTAAAAGCCATTTCACCATTGCATTGCAGCAAGATATCCATATTTCTAAAAATGGAAAAGCTAGGGTAAGGGTCACTTTCTTTATTTAAGCTTCACATGAGGGTGTCTGAGATTATTTGTAGCTAGCTGACCCTACCAATATTAATCTTTCAGGATGAACTTCAAATAAGACATGCTAAAACATTGGAGGAAGTTAAGCGGGGACTTCTTGGCAAGGCAATACAAAGTTCTGACCATGATTTACTTATGGTGGACTCCATCCAAAGATTAGGTATTGAGCACCATTTTAAAGAGGAAATTGAAGCAATTCTTAAAAGGAATGAACTGATGCTCAGAGTTAACAGCCATCGAGGAAATGACTATCAAAAACTGTCAGAAGTTGCACTTCAATTTCGTCTGTTAAGGCAAGAGGGGTATTACATCCATGCAGGTTTGTGTGTCTTGCTGTCTCAAAATGATAACCTATTTTTTGACGAAAATGAGGAGTTGAGGAAGTAGAACACCCATTAACTATTAACATTTATTACATAAAGCTAGCTTAGGATAGAAAGTTTAATGCTAATGCGTGGAATTTCTTTAGTACTGAAGTAATTATTATTGTTGCTGCATCTTACAGATATATTTGACAAGTTCTTGGACAAAAACGGCAAGCTCAAACTATCATTGTGTGAGGATATCAATGGGTTAATTGCTTTGTTTGAAGCCTCTCAATTAAGCATGGAAGGAGAAGATTATCTTGATGAGGCAGAGGAATCTAGCCGCCAGTATCTAAATATGTGGTTGTCTAGATTTCATGACCATCCTCAAGTGAAAGTTGTGGCTGATTCATTAAGATATCCTATTCGTAAAAGCTTGCCAAGGTTCACTTCGACAAGCGCTTTACAATTACAAAACACAGGATGGACAAGCTCTTTAAAAGAATTATGCAGAATAGACACTGAAATTATGAGCTCTTTGCATCTGAAGGAGATTTTTTCAGTTTCCAAGTAAGTTGCAGTTAGTATAAGAGAAATAACATGGTAATAACTCATATTAATTAGGAAATCCATTCAATAACCCCTTTATTTCATTACTTGTTgtattattaatgaattataCGACAAAGAAGTTACTAATATAATTTCTTTGGATATAGTGTTCCGTATAATATAGTAGCATCATTGATGATTCATATGGTATTATATTAACAATGTGTGCTTAATTATAGATGGTGGAAAAAGCTAGGTCTGGAAAATGAGTTAACTTTCGCGAGAAACGAACCAATAAAATGGTACATGTGGTCCATGGCATGCCTCCCAGACCCACGGCTCTCAGAAGCAAGGATTGAGCTCACAAAACCACTCTCCCTGGTTTACATcattgatgatatatttgatttttgtgcAAATATTGATGAACTCACTCTCTTTACAGAAGCTGTCAAGAGGTATTATACAAACTATTCTGTCgtttttttgaagtttttttaacTACGttatagagtttttttttttttaaaaaaagatgatTTTTAGTTTATgcagaaatttattttattttataatttttacagaaaattttgttcaaataaaatctcacttttcaatttttagaaTTTGCTGCGGACACCCTTTTcatggtaaaatgaaaggagaagaaaaaaaatgtctgGTCATTGCTTTGAATTATATTCTCTGGCTAAGCCAATGAGTGTGTGAACATGTGCAGGTGGGACACGGCAGCCATGGAGCAATTACCAGAATACATGAAAGGGTGTTTTAGGGCTCTTTATGGCATAACTAACGAATTTGCTTTCAAGGTCAACATTAAACACGGATGGAATCCTATAGCAACCTTAGTAAAATCGGTAAAATCTCGTTAAAGTTGTATAACTGTTACATAGAAATATATTTGGTTTGTGAGAAAACACACACAACACACACGAGGTTACCCTCGTATAACATCCTTGAAGAATCAATGATGATTGTTATTGTAATTTGGCTGTTACAGTGGGTAATGCTCATGAATGCTTTTCTGGAAGAAGCAAAATGGTTTAGATCAGGGTACGTGCCGAAGGCAGAGGAGTACTTGAAGAACGGAATAGTGAGCACTGGGGTGCATATGATCCTTGTgcactctttctttttcatagGTGAGGGTATAACGGCTGAAACAGCCGCTGCAATGGAGGGAATACCAACTCTGATATCTACAACAGCCACCATTCTAAGGTTGTGTGATGATCTGGAAGGGGACCAGGTGGGCAGAAAACCATCTTTTTCTTACGTCACCattgatttcattttaaattatttgtgtgTGGACCACAAATAATTGACATTTGAAATGTTTAACATGATAAGTTAACTTCACCGTCTTTCCTTGAAACATACATATGCgaatgaattatttattaatgtttaaaattgtttacttacaagaaaataattaatgcaGAGTGTTAAAGGTGATGCGAATGATGGGTCGTATATGAAGTGCTACATGATGGAGCACCCAGAAGTTTCCATTGAAGAGGCACGGGAGCATGCCACTGAATTAATTTCGAATGCATGGAAACGTCTGAATCAAGAATGTCTCACAGATGCAAATCAGTTGCCATCATCTTTCACCAAAGTTTGCCTCAATGCTGCTCGCATGGTACCTCTCATGTACAGTTATGACACAAATACTCCATCCAAGCTAGAGGAGTATGTTAAATCGTTGCTTCAAGGTGGTGCCATGAAAAGTATTCCGCAAGATTAAACCACTGTTTCATCAAGTAATCTTACATCAACTGACATACTGTAGATCACAAACATTTCAAAATGTTGATGTTTAGAATcctgtaaaaataataattaatgtgttgctatataaaattgtattcaattttaattcttgCATCAATCAAGCCAAAAGAACCTGTAACTTCTTTGGAAAAATTATAGAAGGCttctatatataaatgtaagaaattttcaatttagtgtatctgtaattttaattacttttaagaaaacaattaatgGGTTTCATATGcgtcttttataaaataagagtAATCCATGAGTCACTAGATAAAATTATCATGGGGGACACAATGTATTTGAAGTTTAGaacttataagaaaattaattttaatacaaaattttaattttatttagatttaaaccTTAAGCCTTAaactttaaattcaattaatatcatacttaaacttttaataattatttagcATGAATAACGAATCTTCAACAAATATTCAGgatatcaatatttatatataaatgtataaatatttttgaaaatgtcaaatataaaaaacatattaaaattaaaaaattatattttaaattatatatatatatatatgtcgcAGCCGGGATTGCGACGGGACGATCGACGAGCCGAAAAACAAACAGGTTTGAGAAAAAGGTTTTGGtagtcgccaccataatttattatggaaaaactatggaaatccataaaataagacatggtctacgaaaagagattttcaggttcgggaatcggttacgcgtaaggaaggtactagcaccctatcgcgcctgcccaaaggcagtacctttaattaaatgtataaagctaaaatgtttaaatttccctaaaaaaataaaataaataaataaataaagctattaagaaacaaaataatattttttgttttatgaacccgacaagaaTTGACCTTGGTCCTACGTACATCCATTTATaatggacaatcagggatcacgtagttctttatctagaaaaatgtttgtgagtttgtttaaaaaatattattgattgatttagatttttgaaaagtgaatcCGAAAAAGATTCGGTTTAACAAGATTGAtatcctttttttattttgaagattttatatttttatttatttaagaatggtggaaaaagaaagaaaccggCCATAGGCCGacacatactta contains:
- the LOC108326386 gene encoding (3S,6E)-nerolidol synthase 1, with amino-acid sequence MAFVHSIFAVPNQPIFSPNKCSAILAVKLSPAHAHCSKSHFTIALQQDIHISKNGKARDELQIRHAKTLEEVKRGLLGKAIQSSDHDLLMVDSIQRLGIEHHFKEEIEAILKRNELMLRVNSHRGNDYQKLSEVALQFRLLRQEGYYIHADIFDKFLDKNGKLKLSLCEDINGLIALFEASQLSMEGEDYLDEAEESSRQYLNMWLSRFHDHPQVKVVADSLRYPIRKSLPRFTSTSALQLQNTGWTSSLKELCRIDTEIMSSLHLKEIFSVSKWWKKLGLENELTFARNEPIKWYMWSMACLPDPRLSEARIELTKPLSLVYIIDDIFDFCANIDELTLFTEAVKRWDTAAMEQLPEYMKGCFRALYGITNEFAFKVNIKHGWNPIATLVKSWVMLMNAFLEEAKWFRSGYVPKAEEYLKNGIVSTGVHMILVHSFFFIGEGITAETAAAMEGIPTLISTTATILRLCDDLEGDQSVKGDANDGSYMKCYMMEHPEVSIEEAREHATELISNAWKRLNQECLTDANQLPSSFTKVCLNAARMVPLMYSYDTNTPSKLEEYVKSLLQGGAMKSIPQD